The Neovison vison isolate M4711 chromosome 13, ASM_NN_V1, whole genome shotgun sequence genome includes a region encoding these proteins:
- the CTXN2 gene encoding cortexin-2: MSSTYCGNSSTKMSVNEVSAFSLTLEQKTGFAFVGILCIFLGLLIIRCFKILLDPYSSMPSSTWEDEVEEFDKGTFEYALA, translated from the coding sequence ATGAGTAGTACCTATTGTGGCAACTCTTCAACTAAGATGAGTGTCAACGAAGTATCAGCTTTTTCATTGACTCTGGAGCAAAAAACTGGCTTTGCTTTTGTTGGGATTTTGTGTATATTCTTGGGACTTCTTATTATCAGATGCTTCAAAATCCTCTTAGACCCGTATAGTAGCATGCCTTCCTCTACATGGGAAGATGAAGTTGAAGAGTTTGATAAAGGGACATTTGAATATGCACTTGCGTGA